A single window of Candidatus Nezhaarchaeales archaeon DNA harbors:
- a CDS encoding MnhB domain-containing protein has translation MSIIVKTATRLITPLILVLAANVIMHGHFTPGGGFQGGALLGAAFILYVVAMGYEECVAKTPVKHVLRFQAFGLSLIALTSLTGICFGFFMQNQAKPEWGLPLSFFPEKWFGVEALSAGSIPLLALGESINVGMGFLAAFLFFTALREIAPSRDDEKR, from the coding sequence ATGAGTATCATCGTTAAAACCGCGACTAGGCTTATAACACCGCTCATCTTAGTGTTAGCGGCTAACGTAATAATGCATGGACACTTCACGCCCGGAGGCGGCTTTCAAGGCGGCGCTTTACTAGGCGCGGCCTTCATACTCTACGTGGTGGCTATGGGGTACGAGGAATGCGTAGCTAAAACGCCGGTTAAACACGTTTTAAGGTTCCAGGCCTTCGGGTTAAGCTTAATAGCCTTAACGAGCTTAACGGGTATCTGCTTCGGCTTCTTCATGCAGAACCAAGCGAAACCTGAATGGGGTCTACCGTTAAGCTTCTTCCCGGAGAAATGGTTTGGAGTTGAAGCTTTATCGGCCGGTTCAATACCGCTACTAGCGTTAGGTGAATCAATAAACGTTGGTATGGGCTTCCTAGCAGCCTTCCTCTTCTTCACGGCTTTAAGGGAGATAGCTCCGAGTAGGGATGATGAAAAACGTTGA
- a CDS encoding RimK family alpha-L-glutamate ligase, translating to MFIGVIHGLSTPDHPSSELLKALRDRGVDADLLTISKITAHVGAKRSFSYRGSQLKLDGAFVRSLGSILTADQLVRRISLLSHMEDEGVTLMNPLDPLLNSRDKYRSLCILERSGLRVPKTIITEDLKVAYEWVKKVGQVVIKPEVGSRGYGAVKTDDPEVAFRILKTLASFRQPLYIQEYVAKPERDIRAFVVGDEVIAAIYRVASPSEWRTNVAQGGKAKPLKVTAEVSEVALKATSCLGLWYSGVDIIEAAEGYMVLEVNGSPEWAGLQEATGVRPAPIMVDFLISKLKS from the coding sequence TTGTTTATCGGCGTTATCCACGGGTTAAGTACGCCGGATCATCCTTCATCGGAGCTTCTTAAAGCGTTAAGGGATCGGGGTGTTGACGCCGACCTCTTAACGATATCTAAGATTACCGCCCACGTAGGCGCGAAGCGTTCCTTTAGCTATAGGGGTAGTCAGCTTAAGCTTGATGGAGCCTTCGTACGCTCCTTAGGCTCCATATTAACCGCGGATCAACTCGTAAGGCGTATTAGCCTCTTAAGCCACATGGAAGATGAAGGGGTAACCCTCATGAACCCCTTAGACCCTCTACTTAACTCTAGGGATAAGTATCGGTCCTTATGCATTCTTGAGAGGAGCGGATTAAGGGTTCCTAAGACCATTATTACTGAGGATCTTAAAGTAGCCTACGAATGGGTGAAAAAGGTTGGACAAGTAGTTATAAAGCCCGAGGTAGGATCGAGGGGCTATGGAGCCGTGAAGACCGATGACCCCGAGGTTGCCTTTAGGATACTTAAAACCCTGGCCTCCTTTAGGCAGCCGTTATACATTCAGGAGTACGTAGCGAAGCCGGAGCGCGATATTAGGGCCTTCGTCGTGGGGGATGAGGTAATAGCCGCCATATACAGGGTGGCGAGTCCATCTGAATGGAGGACTAACGTAGCTCAGGGGGGTAAGGCTAAACCGTTAAAGGTCACCGCTGAGGTCAGCGAGGTAGCGTTAAAGGCTACTTCATGCTTAGGGCTTTGGTACTCCGGCGTTGACATAATAGAAGCCGCGGAGGGATACATGGTACTCGAGGTTAACGGATCCCCAGAGTGGGCTGGACTACAGGAGGCTACGGGAGTAAGGCCGGCTCCAATCATGGTGGACTTCCTAATATCGAAGCTGAAAAGCTAA
- a CDS encoding restriction endonuclease, which produces MIAACRSNMVKLLLSILSEEEGVEEDTLRLKLGVNELDLSLLRELAEEGLLSRENGYWWMRDKFGLALKALRLGASIEAVAQSFTWRDFEWFSSKAFEANGYEVLRSVRFSYQGRRYEVDVVAAKKPLVVLVDCKSWGIVSGKASRLRSCTLKHVERVKAFKGSLSELKRKPNMEGWDKAYLVPVVVTIFEEAVKVHMGVPIVPIFKLNSFISELETYLDTVNAELITL; this is translated from the coding sequence TTGATAGCGGCTTGTAGAAGTAATATGGTAAAACTCTTATTATCCATATTAAGCGAGGAGGAAGGTGTAGAAGAGGATACGTTAAGGCTTAAGCTGGGGGTTAATGAGTTAGATTTAAGCTTATTAAGGGAGTTGGCGGAGGAGGGCTTACTAAGCCGTGAGAATGGGTATTGGTGGATGCGTGATAAGTTTGGCTTAGCCCTTAAAGCTTTAAGGCTGGGCGCTAGTATTGAAGCTGTAGCTCAATCATTTACTTGGCGCGACTTCGAATGGTTCTCCTCTAAGGCTTTTGAGGCTAACGGCTACGAGGTGTTAAGGAGTGTGAGGTTCAGCTATCAAGGTAGGCGTTACGAAGTGGATGTAGTAGCCGCGAAGAAGCCGTTAGTAGTACTCGTGGATTGTAAGAGTTGGGGTATAGTTAGCGGTAAAGCTTCGAGACTGAGAAGTTGTACGCTTAAACATGTTGAACGCGTTAAAGCCTTTAAGGGGTCTTTAAGCGAGTTGAAGCGTAAACCGAACATGGAAGGGTGGGATAAGGCGTACTTAGTGCCGGTGGTGGTAACGATCTTCGAGGAGGCGGTTAAGGTGCACATGGGCGTACCTATAGTCCCGATATTTAAGTTGAATAGCTTCATTAGCGAGCTTGAAACGTACTTGGATACGGTTAACGCCGAGCTTATTACGCTTTAA
- a CDS encoding Na+/H+ antiporter subunit E, with protein MAVVVMKVLNGLSAIAVLTSLYLLFWLLLSGNVRPDEVSLGVIASLILAFFTRDIVFKGRPELNLRRLIEGMKYVAYYFTVAEYLAHKDVIYRILHPRMPINPGIVKVPCTCKTDFGLTAVACSITNTPGTVSVETDTGRGVIYVNWINVTSMDLKACYESINKAFDEKLLKVFG; from the coding sequence GTGGCGGTGGTGGTAATGAAGGTGTTAAACGGTCTTTCAGCAATCGCCGTTTTAACCTCCCTCTACCTACTATTCTGGCTTCTCCTATCCGGTAACGTGAGGCCTGACGAGGTTTCACTAGGCGTAATAGCCTCATTAATACTCGCCTTTTTCACGCGTGACATCGTCTTTAAGGGCCGCCCCGAGCTTAATCTTCGCCGCCTCATTGAGGGTATGAAGTACGTAGCCTACTACTTTACGGTGGCTGAGTACCTAGCCCATAAGGACGTAATCTACAGGATACTGCATCCAAGGATGCCGATAAACCCGGGCATCGTTAAGGTCCCATGTACGTGTAAAACGGACTTCGGCTTAACCGCCGTAGCCTGCTCCATAACGAATACGCCGGGAACCGTTAGCGTTGAAACCGATACGGGACGTGGAGTTATATACGTAAACTGGATAAACGTTACCTCCATGGACCTTAAGGCTTGCTACGAAAGCATCAATAAGGCCTTCGACGAAAAACTCCTAAAGGTGTTCGGGTAA
- a CDS encoding hydrogenase subunit MbhD domain-containing protein, with product MTPQVFHAVLVALLGLMLIFAFLAVRTRDLLAANIFLSMQSVALAAVFYVLQAPDIALTQVVIDAGVGTALLVIVVKKTLRFEEP from the coding sequence TTGACGCCGCAGGTCTTCCACGCCGTCCTAGTAGCGTTACTAGGGTTAATGTTGATATTCGCGTTTCTCGCCGTAAGGACGCGCGACCTACTAGCTGCTAACATATTCCTCTCGATGCAAAGCGTTGCATTAGCAGCCGTATTCTACGTTCTTCAAGCCCCGGATATAGCGTTAACACAAGTAGTTATAGATGCGGGTGTAGGGACAGCCCTACTCGTTATAGTTGTAAAGAAGACTTTGAGGTTCGAGGAGCCATGA
- a CDS encoding NADH-quinone oxidoreductase subunit M, producing the protein MLLTLLLPLLIAMLIVILTARGLRIGRFYACLASSTALSLSLIMMLLSVLRGIPAYEGYGWIRMGGLIVGFDLFLDWLNLPLAFAIASLCLVSSVYSFEYMKDKHDIELYYALLLFYAVGMLGVTLSTNLIQFFLFFEAMNIPAYFLVSLWGTRKARVIGVKYILYMVAGGLCLLAGILWFYSLTGTLDLNPPRGLLNGVDAFSARVIAFLMFVGFAVKMGVFPFHSWLPDFHGEAPVPIHALLSAVMIKLGAYGLIRVVFTFFPSVIKGWSPALSVLALITMFWGALMALVQRDFKRVLAYSSVNQMGYILLGISSLTPIGVVGGLYHMLTHGVAKGSLLYCAGSLVHSAGTKYIDKLGGLAWKMPITATVALIGALSIAGTPPLGGFASELMLFTGTFEAGFHLVCLLGLASTALTAAYYLWTVRRMFFGERAWGLDELYERYVKRIEIPDEGVPRPFEMVSESPLVMVVPMMLIALFVTLLGVFPHLFLPPFKLAADAILALMGGTP; encoded by the coding sequence ATGCTTTTAACGCTTCTACTACCGCTCTTAATAGCTATGCTCATAGTGATACTTACGGCTAGAGGCCTACGTATTGGTAGGTTTTACGCGTGCCTCGCCTCCTCCACCGCCTTATCCCTTTCACTCATCATGATGCTATTAAGCGTCCTACGCGGGATACCCGCCTACGAAGGTTACGGGTGGATTAGGATGGGCGGATTAATCGTGGGCTTCGACCTCTTCTTAGACTGGTTAAACCTACCGTTAGCGTTTGCAATAGCCAGCCTCTGTTTAGTATCGTCGGTTTACTCCTTCGAATATATGAAGGATAAGCATGACATCGAGCTCTACTACGCGTTACTCCTATTCTACGCGGTAGGTATGCTCGGCGTAACTCTTTCAACAAACCTAATACAGTTCTTCTTATTCTTCGAGGCTATGAACATACCCGCCTACTTCCTCGTTTCGCTTTGGGGTACGCGTAAAGCTAGGGTGATCGGCGTTAAGTACATCCTCTACATGGTGGCTGGAGGGTTATGCCTCCTCGCCGGCATCCTATGGTTTTACTCGCTTACAGGTACCCTAGACCTTAACCCTCCTAGAGGGCTTTTAAACGGAGTTGACGCTTTTTCGGCGAGGGTTATCGCCTTCCTCATGTTCGTAGGCTTCGCCGTTAAAATGGGGGTATTCCCCTTCCATAGCTGGCTGCCCGACTTCCACGGTGAAGCCCCGGTCCCAATACATGCCTTATTAAGCGCGGTTATGATAAAGCTCGGAGCCTACGGGCTTATACGCGTCGTATTCACCTTCTTCCCCTCAGTTATAAAGGGCTGGTCTCCAGCGTTATCGGTTTTAGCTTTAATCACCATGTTTTGGGGCGCCTTAATGGCGCTCGTCCAAAGGGACTTTAAGAGGGTTTTAGCCTATAGCTCAGTTAATCAGATGGGCTACATCCTTCTAGGAATATCCAGCTTAACACCCATCGGCGTTGTAGGTGGCTTATACCACATGTTAACCCACGGAGTTGCTAAAGGCTCCCTCCTATACTGCGCCGGCTCCCTTGTACATTCAGCTGGCACCAAGTATATTGATAAGCTCGGCGGCCTCGCGTGGAAGATGCCGATAACGGCTACAGTAGCGTTAATAGGCGCCTTATCGATAGCCGGTACGCCTCCGCTAGGAGGATTCGCTAGCGAATTAATGCTTTTCACCGGGACCTTTGAAGCGGGCTTCCACCTCGTATGCCTACTTGGCTTAGCTTCCACGGCTTTAACGGCTGCCTACTACCTTTGGACGGTGAGACGTATGTTCTTCGGTGAAAGAGCGTGGGGCTTAGACGAGCTTTACGAAAGGTACGTTAAGCGGATCGAGATCCCGGATGAAGGGGTACCGAGGCCCTTTGAAATGGTTTCGGAGTCGCCGCTGGTTATGGTGGTGCCCATGATGCTAATAGCCCTCTTCGTTACACTATTAGGTGTCTTTCCACATCTATTCCTACCCCCATTTAAGCTAGCCGCCGACGCCATACTCGCCTTAATGGGTGGTACCCCTTGA
- the mnhG gene encoding monovalent cation/H(+) antiporter subunit G: protein MSLIRSALEVVGLTLLGVGLFCNVVGAIGMVRFPNFYVRLHAATVSSIGGAFYPILGVALIALTLNEPVEVKLPIATGCILVAVLIVLTSPVGAHAIARAAYKSGVKFEPKACDMLKEDENP, encoded by the coding sequence ATGTCGTTAATCCGATCGGCGCTGGAGGTTGTAGGTTTAACGTTACTCGGGGTAGGCTTATTCTGTAACGTGGTGGGCGCCATCGGGATGGTGAGGTTCCCTAACTTCTACGTCCGCCTCCACGCTGCTACGGTTAGTAGTATTGGAGGAGCCTTCTATCCGATTCTAGGCGTCGCGTTAATAGCGTTAACTCTTAACGAGCCGGTTGAGGTTAAACTGCCGATCGCTACTGGATGCATACTCGTAGCCGTACTTATCGTTTTAACATCCCCCGTCGGAGCCCACGCGATCGCGAGGGCAGCGTATAAGTCCGGCGTTAAGTTTGAGCCTAAGGCTTGCGATATGCTTAAGGAGGATGAAAATCCTTGA
- the mbhE gene encoding hydrogen gas-evolving membrane-bound hydrogenase subunit E yields the protein MNVREALALTFIAVLGLTLAYGVVGLPSFGFIRPLALYYLNNTLTQTAATEAVQALVWDYRGYDTLGETSVFFIAVIGVLTLLSRRRFS from the coding sequence ATGAACGTTAGGGAGGCTTTAGCGTTAACCTTCATAGCCGTCCTAGGGTTGACATTAGCCTACGGCGTAGTAGGGCTACCAAGCTTCGGCTTCATACGTCCCCTTGCCCTCTACTACTTAAACAACACTTTAACGCAGACAGCCGCTACTGAAGCCGTTCAAGCCCTCGTATGGGATTATAGGGGTTACGATACTTTAGGGGAAACCAGCGTCTTCTTCATAGCCGTAATAGGGGTTTTAACCCTACTTTCAAGGAGGAGGTTTAGTTGA
- a CDS encoding gamma carbonic anhydrase family protein, whose translation MFVMNAFALKGKAPSFGVGVFVDPTARIIGDVEVGDYAAVWYGSIVKGEDGLTRIGARSVIMEQCLVENSQLGEKVLVSHRAVLHRCVVERGVLIGIGAIVLDGARIGEESIVGAGSLIMGGFRAPRGSLIVGSPARVLREVTDKDRAFLEKAFNEASLKSRLYAEVIGTATFRGYSKSAAD comes from the coding sequence GTGTTCGTCATGAACGCCTTTGCCTTAAAGGGTAAGGCTCCATCGTTTGGCGTAGGGGTTTTTGTAGATCCTACCGCTAGGATTATAGGCGACGTCGAGGTTGGGGATTACGCCGCGGTTTGGTACGGGAGCATCGTGAAGGGTGAGGATGGATTAACTAGGATTGGTGCTAGAAGCGTGATTATGGAGCAATGCTTAGTGGAGAATTCACAGTTAGGGGAGAAGGTCCTTGTAAGTCATAGGGCCGTGTTGCATAGGTGCGTAGTTGAAAGGGGTGTGCTTATAGGTATAGGTGCTATAGTACTTGATGGAGCCCGTATAGGCGAAGAAAGTATTGTAGGTGCCGGTAGCTTAATAATGGGTGGGTTTCGAGCGCCCAGGGGAAGCCTTATTGTAGGTAGTCCGGCGCGGGTTTTAAGGGAGGTAACCGATAAGGATAGGGCGTTCCTTGAAAAGGCCTTTAATGAGGCTTCGCTTAAATCGAGGCTTTACGCTGAGGTAATAGGTACTGCTACATTTAGAGGGTATAGTAAATCCGCTGCTGATTAA
- a CDS encoding NADH-quinone oxidoreductase subunit M, with protein MEAILGLCLLLATSVALPFPLYALTKRLKSSFVKLFSIIPSTSLILLLLLAVDFSRLGSLSFKYSWIPQYGVSFGLLLDGLSLPLLVAAASITLLSMVYSALTVRSPEYYFCFSLFYAGVIGVLLAVDLLQFYVFWELMLVPCFFIILFWGSPGRAHITAYKFFFFTHVGSILILIGFIMIGLRLGSLSMADITLKLSGATDVVLTQATLLITIGFLIKLAVFPLHAWLPDAYCYSPLPLTVVMSSVMMVATTYGIFRIPFGVLGVLASGFAGQLMLIGVVSMVYGSAMALAQRDLRRMLSYSSISHAGYVVFGASTLTTLGLAGSIFYALNSAICKGLLFMCSGVYGEKAFSEDLEELRGVAVKMPLTSTFFLLAALSLGGLPPFAGFIGEWMLFGGGFQRGWIYALLAVAGALLTFPYFLWAIYRMFVSSSIRSLENVTEANWRTLIPLLPLGLATVILGVAPSPVLEVLYPVVEAVTP; from the coding sequence GTGGAGGCTATACTAGGGCTATGTCTATTGCTAGCTACATCCGTAGCGCTTCCATTTCCGCTTTACGCGTTAACTAAGAGGCTTAAGTCCTCATTCGTTAAGCTCTTCTCCATCATCCCGTCCACCTCCCTTATCTTGCTACTTCTATTAGCCGTCGACTTCTCAAGGCTCGGATCGTTAAGCTTTAAGTATAGCTGGATACCTCAGTACGGGGTTAGCTTCGGGCTTTTACTTGACGGTCTAAGCCTACCCCTCCTAGTGGCCGCGGCTTCGATAACGCTTCTCTCAATGGTTTACAGCGCTCTTACCGTTAGGAGCCCTGAGTACTACTTTTGCTTCTCCCTATTTTACGCCGGCGTGATCGGCGTCCTCCTAGCCGTCGACCTCCTCCAGTTCTACGTTTTCTGGGAGTTGATGCTTGTTCCATGCTTCTTCATTATACTCTTTTGGGGTTCGCCCGGTAGAGCGCATATAACGGCGTATAAGTTCTTCTTCTTCACCCACGTAGGCTCCATCCTCATCCTAATAGGCTTCATCATGATCGGGTTAAGGCTCGGATCGTTAAGCATGGCTGACATAACGCTTAAGCTAAGCGGAGCTACTGACGTAGTACTTACTCAGGCTACGCTACTAATAACGATAGGCTTCTTAATCAAGTTAGCCGTCTTCCCCCTTCACGCATGGCTACCCGATGCCTACTGCTACAGCCCTTTACCGTTAACAGTAGTTATGAGCTCTGTCATGATGGTTGCTACCACCTACGGCATATTTAGGATACCCTTCGGCGTTTTAGGGGTTTTAGCTTCAGGCTTCGCTGGGCAGCTCATGTTGATAGGCGTAGTCAGTATGGTTTACGGCTCAGCCATGGCCCTAGCCCAACGCGACCTTAGACGTATGCTTTCATATTCAAGCATAAGCCACGCTGGCTACGTGGTGTTCGGAGCCTCCACCCTTACGACGCTTGGTTTAGCTGGAAGCATCTTTTACGCTTTAAATAGCGCGATCTGTAAGGGGCTCCTCTTCATGTGTTCAGGTGTTTACGGCGAGAAAGCGTTTAGCGAAGACCTTGAGGAGCTTCGAGGGGTCGCCGTTAAAATGCCTTTAACCAGTACCTTCTTCCTATTAGCTGCTTTAAGCCTCGGAGGCCTACCTCCCTTCGCGGGCTTCATAGGGGAATGGATGCTCTTCGGCGGCGGCTTTCAACGCGGCTGGATCTACGCGCTACTAGCAGTAGCTGGAGCCCTACTTACCTTTCCCTACTTCCTCTGGGCCATATATAGGATGTTCGTCTCGAGTAGCATTAGGAGCCTTGAAAACGTTACGGAGGCAAACTGGAGGACGTTAATACCGTTGCTTCCACTCGGATTAGCAACAGTAATACTAGGCGTAGCTCCAAGCCCCGTTCTAGAGGTATTATACCCTGTCGTGGAGGCTGTAACGCCTTGA
- a CDS encoding pyruvate kinase alpha/beta domain-containing protein, with product MSTRIDYYFDEPGPLNTDRVIEAVSLRINETGIRKVIVASTSGRTALKFAKALKGKASIIAVSYRDMEPSIVGELKSLGVEVVERCHLPLHVKGVDLARNAYYTLGQGFKVAVEVTLIAVDKGLVKVGEQVISVGGTDVGADTAVIVKASSSSEMFTGPIDRRLEVVELIAMPRHKKFWE from the coding sequence TTGTCCACTAGGATCGACTACTATTTCGATGAACCCGGCCCCCTTAACACTGACCGTGTGATTGAAGCCGTGAGCCTTAGGATAAATGAAACGGGGATTAGGAAGGTAATAGTAGCGAGCACTAGCGGACGTACGGCGTTAAAGTTCGCTAAAGCCCTTAAGGGTAAAGCGAGTATAATAGCGGTTTCATATAGAGACATGGAGCCATCCATAGTAGGCGAGTTGAAGAGCCTAGGGGTTGAAGTGGTGGAACGTTGCCATCTACCCCTACACGTTAAAGGCGTAGACCTAGCTAGGAACGCTTACTACACGTTAGGGCAGGGCTTTAAGGTGGCGGTAGAGGTCACGTTGATAGCCGTTGATAAGGGATTGGTAAAGGTAGGAGAGCAGGTAATATCGGTTGGAGGTACCGATGTAGGCGCCGACACGGCCGTGATTGTAAAGGCCTCGTCTTCAAGCGAGATGTTCACAGGCCCTATCGATAGGAGGCTCGAAGTAGTAGAACTAATAGCTATGCCGCGGCATAAAAAGTTCTGGGAGTAG
- a CDS encoding NADH-quinone oxidoreductase subunit L, producing the protein MIPYAPWLTWMLPVLGALLTPLLGMLNVKLRDYAAPLFTLGASLSAASMLLDLALGGLKHSILKLPWNPIYGVSVGVLVDPLSVLMANVVSWISLLIMVYSLSYMRGDLSLTRYWFFMNLFVGSMLLLVMSDNLVITYVGWEGVGLCSYALIGYWYRDLKEDWRRCWVGEPPEAYPPSHAGMKAFVTTRVGDVCLLAAILTIYLAAGTVSYEGLYETSKEWALKLHQAGLLLPVAILFLMGPIGKSAQFPLHEWLPDAMAGPTSVSALIHAATMVKAGVYLLARMLPTFWTITWIHGFKELTLFFYAAASIGAFTAFMAATQALVSTEIKKVLAYSTVSQIGYMFLALGSAGLTPEDWLTGYTAGFFHLTSHALFKAALFLSAGAVIHATESRFILEAGGLRRYMPLTFTFTLFAALSLSGVPPFSGFYSKEAVLLSSLASGRVELFALAALTSALTVFYSLRYLSLIFLSPKSAWLSQLLKHGHKVEEADATMLIPYALLALATLALGLSAPWVEPALHSVLHVHDAASHVEAASSILVTVTSFAMLAVGGLTGTLTYVLAKVDTDRLLKSYPTLSAIRSFLLNRWYINRFYYKVFVYGFLRLTKAFFNIVELGVIDRSHYLAVPFTAKSMGAAFKGFELKLINRSVHGFGASLLKASRGVRAIHLGDLATYLLYAFAGLMFIVLLFAWRWW; encoded by the coding sequence TTGATACCCTACGCCCCATGGCTTACCTGGATGCTCCCAGTACTAGGTGCCTTACTTACACCGTTACTCGGCATGCTTAACGTTAAGCTTAGGGATTACGCCGCTCCACTCTTTACGCTAGGCGCTTCACTATCGGCAGCCTCCATGCTCTTAGACCTAGCCCTCGGAGGTTTAAAGCATTCCATCCTTAAACTCCCATGGAACCCGATTTACGGTGTAAGCGTAGGCGTCTTAGTGGATCCTTTAAGCGTTTTAATGGCTAACGTAGTGTCTTGGATATCGCTATTAATAATGGTTTATAGCTTAAGCTATATGCGCGGCGATCTAAGCCTAACTAGGTACTGGTTCTTCATGAACCTCTTCGTGGGCAGCATGCTCCTACTCGTAATGTCGGATAACTTAGTAATAACCTATGTTGGCTGGGAGGGCGTAGGGCTTTGTAGCTACGCTCTCATAGGCTACTGGTACCGGGATTTAAAGGAGGATTGGCGGAGGTGTTGGGTCGGTGAACCGCCCGAAGCCTACCCGCCTTCACACGCAGGTATGAAAGCCTTCGTAACGACTAGGGTCGGCGACGTATGCCTCCTCGCCGCCATTCTAACCATTTACTTAGCTGCTGGCACCGTTAGCTATGAGGGGCTCTACGAAACCTCCAAGGAGTGGGCCTTAAAGCTTCATCAAGCCGGTTTACTGCTACCGGTAGCCATATTATTCCTCATGGGGCCGATCGGTAAATCAGCTCAGTTCCCCCTCCATGAATGGCTCCCCGACGCTATGGCGGGCCCAACATCGGTTAGCGCCTTAATCCACGCGGCAACCATGGTGAAGGCGGGCGTCTACCTACTAGCTAGGATGCTCCCCACGTTCTGGACTATTACATGGATACACGGGTTTAAGGAGTTAACCCTCTTCTTCTACGCGGCCGCCTCCATCGGCGCCTTCACGGCCTTCATGGCGGCAACCCAAGCCTTAGTCTCCACCGAGATTAAGAAGGTTTTAGCATACTCAACGGTTAGCCAGATAGGCTACATGTTCCTAGCCTTAGGCTCCGCCGGCCTAACACCTGAAGATTGGTTAACGGGTTATACCGCGGGCTTCTTCCACCTTACTAGCCACGCCCTATTTAAAGCCGCCTTATTCCTATCGGCCGGCGCCGTTATCCACGCTACGGAGTCAAGGTTCATCCTAGAGGCTGGAGGGTTAAGGAGGTATATGCCCCTAACCTTCACCTTTACGCTTTTCGCCGCCTTATCGCTCTCCGGAGTACCGCCGTTCAGCGGCTTCTACAGTAAGGAGGCGGTACTACTTTCAAGCTTAGCATCGGGCCGCGTCGAACTATTCGCCCTAGCCGCCCTAACTTCGGCTTTAACCGTGTTTTACAGCTTAAGGTACCTATCATTAATATTCCTAAGCCCTAAAAGCGCATGGCTTTCACAACTACTTAAACACGGGCATAAGGTTGAAGAGGCGGACGCCACTATGCTAATCCCCTACGCCCTATTAGCCTTAGCGACCTTAGCCTTAGGCCTCTCAGCCCCATGGGTTGAACCAGCTCTTCACAGCGTCCTCCACGTTCACGACGCCGCTAGCCACGTTGAAGCCGCGTCGAGCATACTTGTAACCGTTACCTCCTTCGCCATGTTGGCTGTTGGAGGTTTAACCGGCACCTTAACATACGTTTTAGCCAAGGTGGATACCGACCGCCTATTAAAGTCGTATCCAACGCTTTCAGCCATTAGGTCCTTCCTACTCAATAGGTGGTATATTAATAGGTTTTACTACAAGGTCTTCGTCTACGGCTTCTTAAGGCTTACTAAGGCCTTCTTCAACATTGTTGAGTTAGGCGTAATTGATAGGTCCCACTACTTAGCGGTCCCATTTACCGCTAAGAGTATGGGGGCCGCGTTTAAGGGTTTCGAGCTTAAGCTTATAAATCGATCAGTCCATGGGTTTGGGGCTAGCCTCCTAAAGGCTTCGAGGGGGGTTAGGGCGATTCACCTAGGCGATCTAGCTACGTACCTCCTCTACGCCTTCGCAGGCTTAATGTTCATCGTATTACTATTCGCGTGGCGGTGGTGGTAA
- a CDS encoding monovalent cation/H+ antiporter complex subunit F has product MLMDKAILIWFMAPLLASLALLAFRVAAGPTIPDRVLALDVASAAACLIFVLLALYYSSTFFIVVAVSLAVLGFIGTLYIAKYLEGREVGE; this is encoded by the coding sequence ATGCTAATGGATAAAGCCATCCTAATATGGTTTATGGCTCCACTTCTAGCTTCACTAGCCCTCCTAGCTTTTAGGGTGGCCGCCGGGCCTACAATACCTGACCGCGTTTTAGCCTTAGATGTTGCTTCCGCGGCGGCCTGTTTAATCTTCGTCCTCCTAGCCCTTTACTATTCCTCCACGTTCTTCATCGTGGTAGCAGTCTCCCTAGCCGTTTTAGGGTTTATCGGAACATTGTATATAGCTAAGTACCTTGAAGGTAGGGAGGTTGGAGAATAG